The DNA window CATCCATTTTTTTGATGATCACCTCTGCCGACTTTTTACCAATTTCAAAGCGCGGAGTGATTACACTGGCTAATACAGGCGTCACCGTTTTGCCAATATCAAGACCATGGAAGCCGGCAATAGACATCTGCTCCGGCACCCGAATGCCACGCCGCAAACACTCCTGCAATACGCCAACGGCAATATCGTCATTGGTGCAAAATATCCCGTCGACTTTTTGCGCCCCAGCCAACACATCTTTGAGCATCATTGCGCCCAGCGAAAATGATGAAATGCTGTTAGGTGATATGCGGCGAGCCAGTAAACCGGACTCTTGCATCGCCGCGCGATAACCAAGATAGCGTTGGTTATCGCGCTGATCGTTACGTGATCCAAAATAATAAATATGCTTTTTCCCATGCTGGATCATGGCATTCACCATATGGTAAGCCGCTAATTTATTATCAAAGCCAATTTCAATATCGATCTGTGATTCCAGCGTATCCATGATTTCAATAACGGGTATTTTCGACGATCTTAAATAGCTTTGCGCACGCAAGGTGTGTACTTTTTCGCACAGCACGATGCCCTCAATATCATATGACAGCAGGTTGATAATCTGCTTTTCTTCATTCTCCCTGGAGTAGTTATATTCAGAAATTAACAACTGATAGCCATGCTGGTTAGTGATAAACTCCAGGCCGGAAAGAATGTCTGAAAAAACCTGATTCTGGAAAGAGGGTATCAGCACGCCAATTGAATTACTTTTTGCATTGAGCATAATATTGGGCGCTCTGCTTGGTATGTAATTCATCTCATCCAGTATTTCTGCAATTTTCAGCCGGGTTTCCGATGCCACCTGTTTGGGCTCACGTAGATAGCGGCTAACGGTCATTTTACTCACGCCCGCAAGGCTTGCTATATCCTGGAGACTTATCCGGTTATTACGCATAGATACCCTTTATGAAGTTTATATCCCAGCCACAGAATCAAACGGCGACCAACATGCCTCCATCCACGAAAAGCAGGTGACCATTTACAAAGTCAGAGGCTTTCGAAGACAAAAAGACAGCGGCGCCAATCAATTCCTCAGGGTTCCCCCAGCGGGCGGCCGGAGTGCGCTTACATAACCAGTCTGTAAATTCACGGTTTTCGACCAACGCCTTGGTCATTTCAGTTTTAAAATAACCGGGCGCGATGCCATTAATTTGAATATTGTATCTTGCTAATTCTACGCACATCCCACGCGTGAGCATTTTTACCGCCCCCTTGGAGGCCGCATAAGGTGTGATGGTGTCGCGCCCAAGCTCGCTTTGCATAGAGC is part of the Gibbsiella quercinecans genome and encodes:
- the idnR gene encoding DNA-binding transcriptional regulator IdnR; translated protein: MRNNRISLQDIASLAGVSKMTVSRYLREPKQVASETRLKIAEILDEMNYIPSRAPNIMLNAKSNSIGVLIPSFQNQVFSDILSGLEFITNQHGYQLLISEYNYSRENEEKQIINLLSYDIEGIVLCEKVHTLRAQSYLRSSKIPVIEIMDTLESQIDIEIGFDNKLAAYHMVNAMIQHGKKHIYYFGSRNDQRDNQRYLGYRAAMQESGLLARRISPNSISSFSLGAMMLKDVLAGAQKVDGIFCTNDDIAVGVLQECLRRGIRVPEQMSIAGFHGLDIGKTVTPVLASVITPRFEIGKKSAEVIIKKMDAANATRSVDLGFKIFTGETI